The genomic segment CCAGCTAGCAGTGTCTTTTCCATGGAGCCTGTGGGAATGCGGTAGGCTTCAATAACAAAAGAGCGCAAGAGGAAAGCGGCAACGCCAGCAAAAATCAAGGCTTCTATCCACTCGCGCGTTTTGCTTTTTTTCGTTGGCGTGCCTTTGGCAGACTGTCCATTTAGGATTTCACCAGCTTTGCTCTTTTTTTCTTTTTGTGGCTCAGGCTTTTGTGCCTTTGCTTTTGCAGTTGAAGCGCTCATTTTAAGGCATTTGAGAGTTCAAAATCGCTATTCGTCACTGACGCTCAGCACAGCAAGAAAAGCTTCTTGTGGCACTTCTACGCGACCGACTTGCTTCATGCGCTTTTTGCCTTCCTTTTGCTTTTCAAGTAGCTTGCGTTTGCGCGTAATGTCGCCACCGTAACACTTTGCCAGCACGTTTTTGCGCAGCGCGCCAATCGTTTCTCGTGCAATCACACGACTGCCAATAGCAGCTTGAATGGCAACTTCAAACATCTGGCGTGGAATCAGCTCCTTGAGCTTGGCGCAGAGTTTGCGACCCCACTCATATGCCTTCGAGCGATGCACAATCATTGAGAGCGCATCGACCACTTCACCATTGAGCAAAATATCCAGCTTGACCAGATCAGCCTCACGGTAGCCAATCGGCTCGTAATCCATTGAGGCGTAGCCTTTGGAGATAGATTTCAGCTTGTCGTAGAAGTCAAAAATGATTTCAGCAAGCGGGAATTCAAACTTCAGATGAGCGCGCGTGGGGTCTAAATACTGCGTGTCTTTGTGCTCGCCACGCCGTTCCATAGCAAGTTTCATAATGTTGCCAATGTATTCCGTCGCCGTAATAATTTCGGCACGAATGTATGGCTCTTCAATGCGCTCAATTCTGCCAGCATCAGGCATCTTAGCGGGGTTATCGACCACAATGCGCTCGCCATTGGTGGTATAGACAATGTATTCTACATTCGGCACGGTGGTGATGATATTCATTCCATATTCCCGCTCTAAGCGCTCCTGAACAATTTCCATATGGAGCAAGCCCAAAAAACCACAGCGGAAGCCAAAGCCGAGCGCAATGGAGCTTTCAGGCACATAGACAAGCGAGGAATCATTCAGCGAGAGCTTATCTAATGACTCGCGCAGCTCTTCAAAGTCCTCGCTGCTAACGGGATAAATGCCGCTAAAGACCATTGGCTTCACTTCCTTGTAGCCCGCCAGTGGCTCGGTGGCAGGATTGTCAGCGTTCGTTACTGTGTCGCCAACTTTTGTGTCCTTGACATCTTTAATAGAGCAAATCAGGTAGCCGACATTACCTGCTTCCAGAAAGTCTGTAGGCTGACGCTTTAAGCCAAGCACACCGACTTCTTCGGCGTAGTAAGTTTTGCCGTTTGCAAAAAAGCGCACGCGGTCGCCCCTGCGTAGGATACCGTCGACAATGCGAACGTAAGCAATCGCACCACGGTAGGCATCAAAAACAGAGTCAAAAATCAAGGCGCGCAGCGGTTTGTCTACATTTGCCTTGGGGGCAGGAATGCGTGCAATGACAGCTTCTAAAATATCTACGATGCCAATGCCTTCTTTGGCTGAAGCAAGGATAATTTCGTCGTCCTTTGCGCCAATGAGGTCATAGAGCTGTGCCTTGACTCTCGGCAAATCGGCAGAAGGCAGGTCAATCTTGTTGATGACAGGGATAATCTCAAGTCCAGCGTCAATTGCAAGATACAGATTGGCAATGGTTTGGGCTTCGACGCCTTGAACGGCATCCACTACCAGCAAAGCGCCTTCGCAAGCAGCCAGCGAGCGGGAAACCTCGTAGGTGAAGTCTACGTGTCCGGGCGTATCGATAAGGTTCAGAGTGTAGGTTTCACCATTTTTGGCAGTGTAATGCATTTGAATTGCATGGCTCTTAATGGTAATTCCACGCTCGCGTTCAAGCTCCATATCGTCAAGCACCTGATCCATCATCTCGCGCTGTGAAATCGTGCCTGTAATCTCCAGCAGTCTATCTGCCAGCGTGGACTTGCCGTGGTCAATATGCGCAATGATGCAAAAGTTGCGAATCTTCTCTTGCGAGAAGGCTGATTTGGGAAGATATGCGAGCGATTGTGCTGCACTCATTCTCAAACTTTCTTGGGATTGACGCGTTTGGATAACTGCCAATATAGCGAAATCCGTTTCAAATTGTGCTGCCAAAGGGAAGCGACACTTAACGCACCACCGCTAACTTTCCTACCTTTTCAGGCACACCTTCTGCCGTAATACGGTAAAGGTAGATGCCCGAGGAGACCTTTTCACCTTGCTCGGTGTCCAAAAACCACCGTGCGCCACCGGTCTCGCCACTGTGCTCAATGCGTTTAATGACGCGCCCTGTGAGCGTCAGGATTTCAATCGTTGCCTTGCGCGTCAGGTTGGCAAACATCACAAAATCTACACCGGCGCGCTGATGATAGGGATTCGGGTAGGTAAAAACGCTCGATAGGTCATCTTTCACTTCAGAAAACACGACCACATTGCCGCTGGAAGCAGTATCAATTGGAGTGCCATCTGCAGCGCGAAGGCGACGCAATGTAATGGAGACAGGCACGCCCAGCGCGCCAATCCGTCGCCCTTCAAGGCGCAAGCGCAGGCGATTTTCACGATTGTCAACTTCTACGCTGGAAACACGCCCACTCGGTCGCACTTCATAGTTCGAGAGCGATTGTGCTGAGACTGCATCAATTGGTTTGCTCATAGTCAGTTCGACTTGGTCGGGAGCAAGTGCGCGACGCGACAGCACGAAAAACGCACTGGAAGGGACTTGCCGCACATCAAACGAGGCGGTGCGAAACTGTGCATCAAGGCGTGCATTGAAAATATCACGCACATTAGGGCTGACACGCACTTCGTAACGACCAGTGTCCAAAGGTGCGTTGCGAAATGAAAGCACCACTTCTCGAGCGCCACGCGCCAAAATGGCTGATGTGGGGTAAAACGACAAGCCACCTTGCTTTTGAATTTCAAACCACGCAGGGTTGAGCGGTGCATCTTGCAAGGCATCACTGAAGCGAAGGCGCAAATGGTCGTCGGCATCATACTCGGCTGACAGCAATCGTGGCAAGGGCTTCGGCACACTAAGCACATAAACACTGGTATCGCTTTCTCGCACGCCATCAAAGGCGGTTACTGCATAAACATAGAACCGATTGCGCTGCACGGCTCGGTCAATAAAGACATTTTCGGTTACTGTTGCCCGTCGTGAAAGCACAAAGGGATACGAGGGAAATGAGAGATACTCACCGCGGTAAATGCGATATTCTTGTGCCTCAGGGGTTCTATTCCACGAAAGCTGAAGCGCGGTTTCATCAAGCGGCTCGACACTGACACCAACTGGTGAAGGGGGCAAAGTGTTGCCCTGAAATTCATAGCCAAAGGTTTGAAGGTCATCGCTGAAAAAAATCTCATTTCGTCCGTTGCCGTCAATGTCGGCAATGAGCAGTTCTTGTGCGGTCGCTGCGGGAAAAATCCAAAACGGCTCAAAGCGCTGGTGGGAAGCATTCCACTTGAAAACATAAAGATTGGGGTAAGCTAAAATGCAAAGTTCGTCTATGCCATCACGGTCAAGGTCGCCACTTTGAATAGCGCTCTCGAAGAGGGATTTTGCACGGTAGTTAAAAAATCGCTGCGACCAGATTTTCTCGTAACGGTCATTGCCGACGGCTTGCCAGCACTCAGCAAGCCAGACAGGTGCAGCGTAGTCCCGCGTCTGGGTGTCGAAGTTAAGGTCGGCATGCGCCATCACGACAAACTGGCGCTGACCGTTGCCCAAGAAGTTGCCACTAACGATAAAGTTGCTACCGCCCAGATATGGTGTGCGATTGAGCCATGTTTGGGTGTAGATGTTGCCCACGCCGGAGTATTCGTAAATGTAGAAGTTGCCATCAAAGTCGCCCACAAGAATTTCAGGCTTGCCATCGCCGTCGAAGTCTTCCACAATGGATTTAGGCTGCTCGAACTGCGGGCGTGTGCCGTCCTTAGCGCGTCGGACAGGGTTGGGCAAGGTGGCAAGTCGCCGAAAGGTAGAGTCCAGAATGAAGTAAGCTGTATCGTTGCGCACAAGTAAGTGCTGCTCACCTGTGCCTTTGGTGTCGGCAATGCGCGATGCCCAAAAGTTGCGAGAGGTTGTGTCTTGAAAGAGAATGCGGGCAAAAGGTGAGGAGGTCGGAGAGGATTGCGAAAAAATGATGCTGCGTCCGATGGCGTAAGCAACGGTTTCCAAGAGTCCATCACGATTGAGGTCGCCGACATGTTGCGGAATCATGACAGGCGACGCAACAGAATCCAGCAGCTCGAAGCGCTCGCCTGTGAACTCAAAGCGTTTCAGGCGTGAGAAGCGTGCGCCTTGAAGCGGCAAGGCTTCGTTAAGCAAGACTTCGCGCCGACCGTTGCGATTGAAATCTTGCACCAAAGGCAGAAGTGTGCCAGTGGGCAGGCGAAATTCACGCCGCTCCCGAAAGAGCGTTTGACCAAAGGTAGGGGGCTGAAAAATCTCGCCACGGAGCCGGAATCGCTTTCGCTCGCTTTCCGTAGAAAGCCCAGCTACATTGCGCACTTGAAGATACCACTCATACTCCACATCGGGCTGAAGCTCTGTGCGACGCAGCAGCACAAAGTGTCGGCGACGAATGAAGGGCAAACGAAACGGCTGAAAAGGCTCACGAGTGCCATGCCGTTTGAAGAAGAGTGTGGCTTCAGAAAGGTCATCGGTTTCCGCTTCAATCAAGATGCCGTATTGGTCGTTAATGATCACTTCGTCATAGCGCACACCATCGAGGCGAGGTGGCGTGCGGTCTAAGAAGTATTGAATACGGTTTTCAATTGTTCTTCCATTCTGCTCACGCACCAGCAGGCGCACCACATAGACTGAATCAGGCAAAGCGGCAACATTCCAAAAACCAAGCGTGTCTTGCAAGCGCTGGCGTGCGGTGGGTGGCTGAATAGTTTGCCATGCAGCACGGTCGCTAAGTCCTGGACGAAATTGCAGTGCATAGTCTTGAAACTGCGGCGAGAGAGCAGTGCCAATAATCGGGACACGGGACGAAGCAAAGTTGTTAGGAAAAATGCCGCTGTCGTAAGTAGGAGAAAGAATTTTTGCAATCGGAGCGCCAAGGGCTTCAATGGCTCGCAGAAGATTAAGCCGACCGCCGCCGCTGCTATGGTCCCAGCCTTCGTCTTCAATGTCATCAGCCGTAGCGACTAAAATGCCGCGCACTTGTTCAGGTGAAAGAGAAGGATTGCGCGAAAGCACCAGAGCTGCAGCACCAGAGGCGTGCGCAGCCGCAGCGCTGGTGCCGCCAAACGAGGCTGAATAGAAGTTGCGGTAAAAAGGGTAAGTGGTGGGAATTGCTTCGCCGGGTGCAGCAAAGTCCACGCGAAAACCGCGCGTAGAAAAAGGTGTGATTTCGTCAAAGCGGGTCGTCGCTGCCGTAGCAATCACTTCATCGTAGCCAGCAGGATAGCGCTGCTGCTCACCACCAGCATTGCCCGCTGAGGCGCACATGACCACGCCTTTGGAGTAGGCATACTTTACCGCATCACGCAGCACTGGAGAAGCCACCACATCACCAAAGCTCATATTCACTACGCGAATACCGTTATCGGCAGCATAGATGAGCGCGGAGGCAATGTCTTTGTCAGATGCCGCATCGCCACCGTAGCCACCTGCGCCTGTAAAGACGCGCAAGGCAACAAGGCGGCAATTTGGAGCCACGCCAGCAATGCCAATCCGATTGTTTGTAGCGGCTGCAGCAATACCCGCACAAGCCGTGCCGTGAGAGTTATCATCAAATGGGTCAGGGTCGGGAAACTGGAAGTCAGAAGAACCATTAAGCGCATCGTTGTTGAACGGTTGGTCGGTAAAGTCCCAACCAATCACGTCGTCAGGGTAGCCGTTACCATCTTGGTCAATGCCGTCAAAGTCACCTGTAAGGCCGTTTGGGTCTAGCTCAAAAGTTTGCGGATTGCGTCGCTCACGAAAGTCCCACGGCTCAAAAGTTCCATTGCGATTGCGGTCTTCAGCAGGCTTGATAAAGAGCTTGGGTGCAAGGTCAGGGTGTGTGTAATCAATGCCAGTATCAATAATGCCAATGAGAACAGCAGAGTCACCCTTTGTAAGTTGCCACGCTGCTTCAGCTTGAATTTTGGCAAGATTCCATTGCGAACGGTAAGCAGAGTCATTCGGAGTGCGCCAATGGCTTGAAGAATTGGGCAAACTCTGAGGTGAAAATGCAGAAGCTGGTGGAGGTGAGGCATCAGAGTCCAGCGAGAGTAAGCGGACAGGCGTAGCATATTCCACATCAGGGTGACGGGAGAAGTCTCTAAGCAATCGCTCTACATCAAGTGCAGAGACACTGTTTGGCAGACGAAGAACAGCAATGCGGTCAATATCGCGCAGCCGTGAGGCTTGCAGCGTTTTGGTGCGTTTGCCAAGCGTGTTGGGCGTAAGCGAAAGAAGTGTAGCACTAGAAATGTCAAGATTTCCAATGCGCAGCGCCGTAGGCTGGGTGGAAAGGCAAGCGGCTTGAAGCGTGGCAAGAGTTTGCAACGAAAGCGTGGGTTTAAACTTAACCACAATTTCATTCGGTGAAACTCGAGGCGCTCTATGAAGCAATGCATGCCATGCAGCAGGCTGCCACCGCTGAAAACGAAGGGCTTCTGGCTGGGCAAGAACGAACTTGGACGAAGCAAAAGAAAAAAGCAGGAAAAAAATAGACTGAAAGAGCACACGGAGAATGCGTATTAGAGCAAAGTGCATATTGGCTGGTTACTTTGATCGACAAAATATCGGCTCATTTAGCAAGAATCAAGGGCAGAGGTCGTAGCATGATAGCACTGCATCACAATATGCATTTCACTAGCGCTATGCTTTGAGCTCGGTGGCAGCGGCTTGCGCTTCGGGTTGGAACTTTTCCAGCACTTTCAGCACTGTTTCAATTGCTGCCTTTGGGTTATCCTTGTAATCCTTCGGGAAAAGAATTTCCAGCTTGAGGCGCTTTTCATTTTTGAAAGTAGGCGAGTAAGCACTCAGTGCACCGCTGCTTACGGCATCAAGCACAGCGCCAAACACCTTGCCTTCGTAGAAACTCTTGTCATCACCTTCTGGGAATACAAAGACCGCTTTCTTTTCGCTGATTTCAATGCGTGAGAGGGAAAGCGCAGTAGCCGCAAGGCGCAGCCGTGCTACGGCAAGTAAATTCTCGCACTCTTCGGGCATTCTCCCGAAACGGTCTTGCAGCTCAGCTTCAAACTGTGCAAGGTCTTCATTGGTTCTGGCTTTCGAAAGCCGTTCATAGAGCGCAAAGCGTTCTGAGGCAGATTCCACATAGTAACTTGGCAAAAGTGCATTGAAGTAGAAGGTAACTTCCGTAGGCTTGTCAGGCTTTGTGCGCTGCAGCTCTGCTTCTTTGAAGATGTTCTGAAACTCAGTGGATTTCAGTTCGGCAACAGCTTCTTCCAAAATTTTTTGATAGAGGTCAAAGCCCAGTTCATAGATGTAACCCGATTGCTCAGCGCCCAAGAGATTGCCAGCGCCGCGAATGTCCAAATCGCGTAAAGCCACATTGAAGCCAGAGCCAAGCTCAGTGAATTCTTCAATTGTAGCAAGGCGCTGGAGGGCTTCTTGCGAGAGGCTAGAAATAGGAGGCGTCAGTAGGTAGCAATACGCTTTTTTATCGCTGCGTCCAACTCGCCCACGCAGTTGATAGAGGTCTGCCAAGCCAAAGGTGTCAGCGCGATTGATGATAATGGTATTAGCGTTGGAAATATCCAGCCCTGATTCAATAATTGTGGTGCAGACCAAAATGTCAATTTCTCGCTCGAGAAAATCCATCATAATCTCTTCCAGCTCCTTTGAGGGCAATTGAGCGTGTGCGACTCTGATGCGGGCTTTTGGAAACATTCGCCTAAGGAGGTCAAAGATGGAATCAATCGTATTGATGCGATTGTGGAGGAAGAAGACTTGTCCGCCACGCGAAAGCTCTCTGGCAATGCTTTGGCGAATCAGCTCTTCATCAAACTCATGTACAATCGTCTCAATCGGCTGACGATTTTTGGGAGGAGTTGAAATAATCGAGAGGTCGCGTGCGCCCATCATTGAAAATTGCAAAGTGCGTGGAATAGGTGTGGCGGAAAGCGTGAGGGTGTCGACAGTTGGAAAAGCTTCACGCAGTTTTTCTTTGGTGGCAACACCAAAGTGCTGCTCTTCATCAATAATCAATAGGCCCAAATCCTTGAACACCACATCTTTCGACACCAATCGATGCGTGCCAATGACGATGTCGACCACTCCTTTACGCAGGTCTTCCACGATACGCTTTTGCTCAGCTTTGGGAACGAAGCGGCTTAGCACCTCAATGCGCGTGGGGAAATTCTGAAATCGCTGCTTGAAGGTGCGGTAGTGCTGATGCGCCAGAATGGTGGTTGGTGCAAGCACAGCCACTTGCTTACCAGATTCCACTGCTTTGAACGCTGCGCGCATCGCAACTTCAGTTTTGCCAAAACCTGCATCGCCGCAGATAAGTCGATCCATTGGCGCTGGCGACTCCATATCGCGTTTGACGGCTTCGATTGCAGCCAGTTGGTCAGGTGTTTCTTCAAAAATAAATGCAGCCTCAAATTCACGCATCCAAATCGTATCGGGCAAAGCAGCAAAACCTTGGGTCATTTTGCGCTTAGCATATAGCTCAATCAGATTGCGGGCAATGTCTTTGAGGCGTTTCTTGACGCGTTCTTTTTGCTGCTTCCACTTCTCGCTACCAAGCCGTGAGAGCGTAACAGGTTTGCCTTCCGCAGCCGAATACTTTGAAAGCAAGTGCAGGTTTTGCAAGCTTACATATAACTTACCACCTTTGTCATATTCAATGAGCACGCACTCTTGTTCAGAATCGGCGACTTTGATTTTTTCTAAGCCCATAAAAATGCCGATGCCGTGCTCCTCGTGCACGATGTAGTCGCCAACCTTGAGAACGCGTAAATCGCGCAAAGAAATCTGGCGACGGCGTTTGCGGCGGCGTTGCCGATGCCGATGGAGTTTTCCAAAGATGTCGGACTCGGTGTAAAGTGAAAGCTCTGCGCAAGCAAAGCCGTCGTAAAGGTTCAATGGCAGCATGTAAAGCGTGAGGGTGGCTTCCCCTTGAAGCGTTTCATCGGCAGCCAGAAACTCCGCTAAGTCTTCGATTTCTTTCTGAGATGTGAGTGCAAGCACGCTGCTGATTTGGCGCGCTGCGTCTTTTTTCAGGGCCTCAGCAAGCAGGTGGAAGTTTGAGTTGAACTTGGTTTGCGCAGTGGTGCGAAGCTCGAAATCACCCGTAGTAAGCGTGAGCAACCTGAGCTGTGCAAACCCGCTAAGTTGAGTCTCAACTTCTGTGCGGGAGAAGTATTCTGGGTCAGGTGCACCAAAATCGCTGTCGCTGTGGAGGCGTGTAACCACCCAACTATCTGGCGGAAGGTAGGTGAGCAGTGATGTGGCTGCGTCGGACACGCTGGCAAAATTTGACACAATTTCTGCGCTGCCTATCTCAGAACTTGACAGCTGCGTGCTCACCTCAAAGGTGCGAATAGACTCAACTTCATCGCCGAAAAACTCAATGCGAAAAGGCTTCGTGCTGCTATGTGAAAAGACATCAACGATTGAACCACGCACGGCATAGTCACCTTCCTCTTCCACAAAATCTTTGCGCACAAAGCCACTTTGTCGCAGGAAGGTTTGAAGAAAATCATATCCAAGTAAGTCACCTTTTTTGACCAGCAAACGACGCTCTCTGGCTTTATCCTTCGGCAAGACCTTTCGGCAAAGTTCAGCTGGGGTGCTCAAAATCATTTTCTTTTCACCTGAAAGCAATGCAGAGAGCACACTTGAAGTATCGCTCGCAAAGTTCATCACTGCTGTATCGCCCAAGATTGCAGAGAGGTCATTTTCATACATCTCAATGTCATCGTCGCTGGCGACAATGAGCATTGGATAAGGCTGCTCTTCAAAGAGCCGACTAAGCAAAAGCGAAAGCAAAGAGCCATGTCCGCCAGAGAGTGTAGCAAGCCTATTGCGTGCCAAGCGCGCAGCAATGTTCTGAGCAATTTGCTCTAACCCAAGCTTTTGCCAAAGCCACTGGCGCGAAACTTTTTCAATGTGAATGGTCTTGCCGTTGGTAGGTAACGAATTTTGCATCTCCAGAGCGCTGAGTTATATTGGCTACCAATTAGGTCAGTTCATCAAACTAAAAAAGCGAAAGGAAAATTTATAGGTATGAAAAAGTTACTGGCTGCGCTGGCTTTGCTGCTTGCCTTTGCAACGGTTGCCTCGGCTCAAGATGCCAAAGAAGCTCAAAAGAAAAGTGAGTGTGGCACGGCGACAGTTCAGATGACGCAAGATGCTAAGAAAGCCAAAGGGTCTTGTCCCAGTGCAGAATCGTGCTGCCCTGCGATGAAAGAAGCAAAAGTGACGGAAAAGCAAGCCAAGTCTGAGAAAGCAAAAGCATCTCGCAAGAAAACGGTGTGATGGGAGCGGAGAGAGGAAAGGTCTCTTTCTGCGTTGTGGTTTCAAACTGTTAGCCTTCAGGAGTTATGCAAACCAAGAACCCGCCCATTAAGCGCACAAAGCTCTCGCTGCTTGAGCGGCTTTACTTGCCTGAGATTCTCAAAGGAATGGCCTACACCTTCAGGCAGATGTTTCGCCCGAAGATGACGATGTCGTATCCAGAGGTCAAGTGGAAACCGCCAGCTGTATTTCGTGGTCGCCCTGTTTTAGTAGAGCGGGAGGATAAAACAGGTGAGCGCTGCGTAGCATGCGGGCTTTGCGCGCGTGTCTGTCCGCCCCTTGCGATTTCTATGCAAGCCAGCGAGACCGACCTGCCACAAGAGCGACGACCGATTACCTTCGAAATCAATATGCTGCGCTGCATCTACTGCGGCTATTGCGAGGAAGTCTGTCCAGAAGAGGCCATCGTAATGAGTGATGAGTATGACATTACCTACCACTCGCGTGAGAGCGCAATTTTGACCAAAGAGCAACTGCTGGTGCCGATGGAAAGGGTCAAAGCTCGATTAGAGTTTCTTAGGCAGTATAAAAACGCAGTGCGACGTGCTGAAGACCAAGTAGTCGGCGAAGAAGTGCAAAAATAAGCGTCTTAGTCGCTGCGCTGGCACGTTTGCATGCGCCGAAATGAGTGGTGACTGCAAACCGCCAGAGCCTTACTCTAAAATCTTCAAAAAACCCAACAATGAATATTCACGAGCATCAAGCCAAAGACATTTTGCGGCGCTACAATGTGCCAGTCCCCAAAGGCATGGTTGCCTTTACTGCAGAGGAAGCCAGAGCTGCTGCTGCACAGCTTTTGGCAGAGCAGGGTGGAGGGGTCGTGGTGGTTAAAGCGCAGATTCACGCAGGTGGGCGTGGCAAAGCAGGCGGCGTGAAAGTAGTGCGCAGCGCCGAAGAGGCATTTGAGATAGCGCAAAAAATGCTGGGAATGAAGCTCGTTACGCATCAAACGGGCCCAGCTGGCAAAGAGGTGCGTCGGCTGCTCATTGAACAAGGAGTCAACATCGCACGCGAACTTTATCTCGGCATCACGCTCGATCGCGCCGTGTCGAAAAATGTGTTGATGGTCTCTACCGAAGGGGGAATGGAAATCGAAGCGGTGGCGGAGCAGTCGCCTGAAAAAATCTTCAAGCAACATCTTCACCCGATGTTGGGTATCCAGCCCTATCAAGCCCGTGAAGCAGCTTTGTTCTTAGGCTTAGAGGGGGAGCAATTCAAAAACGCAGTGCAGTTCATTCTGGCACTGTGCCATGCTTACCAGCAAATTGATGCGTCGCTAGCAGAAATTAACCCGCTGGTTGTAACCAAAGAAGGTGCAGTGTTGGCGCTCGATGCCAAAATCAATTTGGACGACAATGCCCTTTTCCGCCACAAGGAATTTCTCGAGCTACGCGACATCACCGAAGAAGACCCACTCGAAGTCGAAGCCTCTGCCTCAAACTTGAATTATGTCAAGCTGGACGGCAACGTAGGCTGTATGGTCAACGGGGCAGGACTGGCGATGGCAACAATGGATATTATTCAACTGGCAGGCGGCAAGCCAGCAAATTTCCTCGATGTAGGGGGCACAGCTAGCGCAAAAACTGTCGAAGCAGGCTTCAAAATTATTCTGTCAGACCCAAACGTGCGTGCAATTTTAGTTAACATCTTCGGCGGCATCGTACGCTGCGACCGCGTGGCCGCAGGCATTATTGAAGCAGCAAAAAATCTCTCCATCAAGTATCCAGTGGTGGTGCGCTTGGAAGGCACGAATGCAGAGCTGGCTAAGGCAATGCTGAACGAATCAGGCTTAAACTTGATTCCAGCTGATGGCTTTAAGAACGCAGCGGAAAAAGTGCGTGCTGCGTTGCAGTCAGTGAGCTAAGGAAAGCCTGCCACTTGCGCTTGCCTTTGCCAAAGCCCCGCAGAGCTATCCAGAATGTGGGAGGCTTGCAAAAAGCAGCAAGTGTGTTACCCGCTTGAAAGGCATAAAAACGCAGTTGAAGTTAGAAGCCCCTCCAAAAAACGCAGCCCTATGAGCGCCAAGTGTTTTGTTCTTTCAAAAAAATTGTGTAGTCTCCGCCACGCTTATTTCAACAACGCTTCACAACACATCTCAAAATGTCCAAGACACTGACCGCTGCCGAAAAAAAACGCGACAAAGAGAGAAAGACAGGTCGCACTGCAGGCAAAAAGGCAACGCTCTCGCTCTCAATGCCGCTGCGCAAAGAAAATTACCTCTACATTGCAATTGGCGTCGCTGTAATCATCTTCAGCTATGTGCTGATGGCGATTGACAATAGCGTCGATGGCTTCATTTCGCTCACGCTTTGCCCGATTCTGCTGATTGCAGCGTATGCGTGGATTGTCTTTGCGATTCTCTATCAGCAAAAGTCTGAGGCGGAAGAGACTGTTGAAGCGCCGAATACCAATTAAGTGGCAAGGCGTCTCTGCTCACCGAGTAAGCGGAGACGCCACCGACAAGTTGATGTGCAAAGCAAAGGTTACTTCCTTAGTGCAGCGCGTGCAGCAGCCAGCCGTGCAATCGGAATGCGGAACGGGCTGCAGGAGACATAATCAAAGCCTAAGCGATGGCAGAACTCAACGGAACTCGGCTCACCGCCATGCTCACCACAAATACCAACTTTTAGCTTAGGCTTGGCACGGCGACCTTCTTCGGTTGCGATTTGCATCAGCCGCCCAACGCCAATTTGGTCAATCGCTTCAAAGGGGTCTCTGGGGTAAATTTCTTTTTCCACATACATCGGAAGGAAACGTCCTGAATCATCCCGGCTAACCCCCAGAGTCATTTGCGTAAGGTCGTTAGTGCCAAAGCTGAAGAAATCCGCCGTTTCAGCAATTTGTGCAGCTGTCAGTGCTGCACGGGGCACTTCAATCATTGTGCCAACAAGGTATTCAATCTTGACGCCCTTTTCGGCAAAAACTTTCTGAGCGACATCGTGGATAATTTGAGCTTGCATCTGCAGCTCTTTGGCATCGCCCACCAGCGGAATCATAATCTCGGGGAAGACTTTGATGCCG from the Chloroherpetonaceae bacterium genome contains:
- the mfd gene encoding transcription-repair coupling factor, yielding MQNSLPTNGKTIHIEKVSRQWLWQKLGLEQIAQNIAARLARNRLATLSGGHGSLLSLLLSRLFEEQPYPMLIVASDDDIEMYENDLSAILGDTAVMNFASDTSSVLSALLSGEKKMILSTPAELCRKVLPKDKARERRLLVKKGDLLGYDFLQTFLRQSGFVRKDFVEEEGDYAVRGSIVDVFSHSSTKPFRIEFFGDEVESIRTFEVSTQLSSSEIGSAEIVSNFASVSDAATSLLTYLPPDSWVVTRLHSDSDFGAPDPEYFSRTEVETQLSGFAQLRLLTLTTGDFELRTTAQTKFNSNFHLLAEALKKDAARQISSVLALTSQKEIEDLAEFLAADETLQGEATLTLYMLPLNLYDGFACAELSLYTESDIFGKLHRHRQRRRKRRRQISLRDLRVLKVGDYIVHEEHGIGIFMGLEKIKVADSEQECVLIEYDKGGKLYVSLQNLHLLSKYSAAEGKPVTLSRLGSEKWKQQKERVKKRLKDIARNLIELYAKRKMTQGFAALPDTIWMREFEAAFIFEETPDQLAAIEAVKRDMESPAPMDRLICGDAGFGKTEVAMRAAFKAVESGKQVAVLAPTTILAHQHYRTFKQRFQNFPTRIEVLSRFVPKAEQKRIVEDLRKGVVDIVIGTHRLVSKDVVFKDLGLLIIDEEQHFGVATKEKLREAFPTVDTLTLSATPIPRTLQFSMMGARDLSIISTPPKNRQPIETIVHEFDEELIRQSIARELSRGGQVFFLHNRINTIDSIFDLLRRMFPKARIRVAHAQLPSKELEEIMMDFLEREIDILVCTTIIESGLDISNANTIIINRADTFGLADLYQLRGRVGRSDKKAYCYLLTPPISSLSQEALQRLATIEEFTELGSGFNVALRDLDIRGAGNLLGAEQSGYIYELGFDLYQKILEEAVAELKSTEFQNIFKEAELQRTKPDKPTEVTFYFNALLPSYYVESASERFALYERLSKARTNEDLAQFEAELQDRFGRMPEECENLLAVARLRLAATALSLSRIEISEKKAVFVFPEGDDKSFYEGKVFGAVLDAVSSGALSAYSPTFKNEKRLKLEILFPKDYKDNPKAAIETVLKVLEKFQPEAQAAATELKA
- a CDS encoding NADH-quinone oxidoreductase subunit I, which codes for MQTKNPPIKRTKLSLLERLYLPEILKGMAYTFRQMFRPKMTMSYPEVKWKPPAVFRGRPVLVEREDKTGERCVACGLCARVCPPLAISMQASETDLPQERRPITFEINMLRCIYCGYCEEVCPEEAIVMSDEYDITYHSRESAILTKEQLLVPMERVKARLEFLRQYKNAVRRAEDQVVGEEVQK
- the sucC gene encoding ADP-forming succinate--CoA ligase subunit beta yields the protein MNIHEHQAKDILRRYNVPVPKGMVAFTAEEARAAAAQLLAEQGGGVVVVKAQIHAGGRGKAGGVKVVRSAEEAFEIAQKMLGMKLVTHQTGPAGKEVRRLLIEQGVNIARELYLGITLDRAVSKNVLMVSTEGGMEIEAVAEQSPEKIFKQHLHPMLGIQPYQAREAALFLGLEGEQFKNAVQFILALCHAYQQIDASLAEINPLVVTKEGAVLALDAKINLDDNALFRHKEFLELRDITEEDPLEVEASASNLNYVKLDGNVGCMVNGAGLAMATMDIIQLAGGKPANFLDVGGTASAKTVEAGFKIILSDPNVRAILVNIFGGIVRCDRVAAGIIEAAKNLSIKYPVVVRLEGTNAELAKAMLNESGLNLIPADGFKNAAEKVRAALQSVS
- a CDS encoding DUF3098 domain-containing protein, producing MSKTLTAAEKKRDKERKTGRTAGKKATLSLSMPLRKENYLYIAIGVAVIIFSYVLMAIDNSVDGFISLTLCPILLIAAYAWIVFAILYQQKSEAEETVEAPNTN